One part of the Carassius gibelio isolate Cgi1373 ecotype wild population from Czech Republic chromosome B6, carGib1.2-hapl.c, whole genome shotgun sequence genome encodes these proteins:
- the LOC127959323 gene encoding structural maintenance of chromosomes protein 5-like isoform X1, which yields MLMYALHMVFEAPFDFTASDFPLIRKWWCLILMENFAIERKHAAVDVHEPPKAQEDTETGDMEPQMVRDLRTAVGWLRNNCHSFRGSVQEPSYLNLEKEEQEEALLKLDRAERKDDLELAKEPFMFRFQFQQDMEVFLFECHDERHLRINSMFMEFSFVIYFSLENY from the exons ATGCTGATG TATGCTCTGCACATGGTCTTTGAGGCACCCTTTGATTTTACAGCT TCGGATTTTCCTCTTATTCGAAAATGGTGGTGCCTTATTCTCATGGAGAATTTTGCCATTGAAAG GAAACATGCTGCCGTTGATGTGCATGAGCCACCTAAAGCACAAGAAGACACCGAAACCGGCGACATG GAACCACAGATGGTCAGAGACCTCAGGACCGCAGTTGGATGGCTGCGGAACAACTGCCACTCCTTCAGAGGTTCTGTGCAAGAGCCATCATATCTGAACCTAGAAAAGGAAGAACAGGAAGAGGCCCTTCTTAAACTTGATCGGGCGGAAAGAAAAGATGATCTGGAACTGGCCAAAGAGCCTTTCATGTTTCGGTTCCAGTTTCAACAGGACATGGAAGTTTTTCTTTTCGAATGTCACGACGAAAGGCACCTCAGAATAAACTCCATGTTTATGgagttttcatttgttatttatttttctcttgagaATTATTGA
- the LOC127959323 gene encoding structural maintenance of chromosomes protein 5-like isoform X2 produces MLMSDFPLIRKWWCLILMENFAIERKHAAVDVHEPPKAQEDTETGDMEPQMVRDLRTAVGWLRNNCHSFRGSVQEPSYLNLEKEEQEEALLKLDRAERKDDLELAKEPFMFRFQFQQDMEVFLFECHDERHLRINSMFMEFSFVIYFSLENY; encoded by the exons ATGCTGATG TCGGATTTTCCTCTTATTCGAAAATGGTGGTGCCTTATTCTCATGGAGAATTTTGCCATTGAAAG GAAACATGCTGCCGTTGATGTGCATGAGCCACCTAAAGCACAAGAAGACACCGAAACCGGCGACATG GAACCACAGATGGTCAGAGACCTCAGGACCGCAGTTGGATGGCTGCGGAACAACTGCCACTCCTTCAGAGGTTCTGTGCAAGAGCCATCATATCTGAACCTAGAAAAGGAAGAACAGGAAGAGGCCCTTCTTAAACTTGATCGGGCGGAAAGAAAAGATGATCTGGAACTGGCCAAAGAGCCTTTCATGTTTCGGTTCCAGTTTCAACAGGACATGGAAGTTTTTCTTTTCGAATGTCACGACGAAAGGCACCTCAGAATAAACTCCATGTTTATGgagttttcatttgttatttatttttctcttgagaATTATTGA